In Chitinophaga oryzae, the sequence AGCTACCCAGTTCGTACCTGAATTCAAAGATTTCGCATTCGAAGGTTCCAAAGGCCAGATCAAAACGGTTAAAACCCAGTTCGGTTACCACGTGATCGAAATCATGGACCAGAAAAACATTGGCCCGGCTATCAAAGTGGCTTACCTCGGTAAAGCTGTTGATGCCAGCAAGGAAACCAACAATAACGCTTACGGCGCCGCCAGCGATTTCGCAGGTAAAAGCCGTACCGCCGTTACTTTCGAAAAGAATGTTCAACAAGGCAAACTGAATAAAAGAATTGCTGACAACCTCCGCCCGATGGATTTTGTAATCCCCGGTATCGGACAGTCCCGCGAACTGGTACGCTGGGCCTATGAAGCCAAAAAAGGCGACGTAAGCACCGTGTTTACCTTCGACGACAAATATGTGGTAGCTGTACTGACCAGCGTTCGCGCTGAAGGCACCGCTCCGCTGGATGACGTAAGACCTCAGGTAGAAGCCGAAGTGAAAAAACATAAGAAAGCAGAACAGATCATCGCTAAACTGCAAACTCCGGCCAGCCTGGACGCAGCTGCTAAATCCACCAACCAACCGGTGCTGAAAGCAGAAGGTGTAAGCTTCGCTTCTCCGTTTATCGCTTCCCTCGGCTTTGAACCCCGCGTTGCCGGCGCTTCTTTCAATAAAGCATGGGGTACCGCCAAAGTATCTGCTCCGATTGAAGGTAATGCTGCAGTATACGTGATCAAAGCTGACAGCTATGAACCAGCTCAGCAGGCACAGGACCTGGCTACCCAGCAGGCTGCTTACGAACAAGGTATCAAATCCCTGCTCGACCAGCAGCTGTTTGAAGTGTTGAAGAAGAAAAGCGACATCAAAGACACCCGCGGTAAATTCTTCTAACAGACAGCATACATTTTTAACTGACATAAGGAAAAGGGAGGCAGCAATGCCTCCCTTTTTACATGCCCATATCTTCGTAAATTTGTAAGGTTAAAAACAGACAGCTATGGATGAAATCGTTAATAAAGTAGCACAGAGTGGCCTGGAAACCATCGACCTGGAACAATTCTACCCTAAGGGGGAGACTGTCATTTTTGATATGAAGGACTACCTTTTTATGGGAATGATCCTGAAAGAGAAAGACTTTCGTACCGCTATGCAGTCGCACGACTGGGAACAGTACCGTGGCAAAAACGTAGGCCTGGTATGTACAGCCGACGCCGTTGTACCCCTGTGGGCTTATATGCTGGTGATGACCAACCTGGAGCCGGTAGCGGCCTATGCCGCCTTCGGTGATGCAGAATTTATATATAAAACGTTATACCTGAAGAACTTATCCTCCCTGGACGTTGCCGCCTTCACAGATAAACGTATCGTGATCAAAGGTTGCGGCGACAAGCGGGTAGGCGAAGTTGCCTATGCAGAAGTAACCCGCCTGCTGCGCCCGGTAGCTAAAAGCATTATGTACGGCGAGCCCTGTTCTTCTGTGCCGGTATATAAGAAAAAGGCCTAAAACCAGCCCCGCTTCCGGAAAATAAGGATCATCAGCACCAGCAGCACCCCCATCCCCCCAAGGGTATAAAAGTAGCCGTTGGGGCTTGCCAGCTCCGGCATATTGTGGAAATTCATACCGTAAATACCGGCGATCAGGGTTAAGGGCGACAATAAAGTGGTCACTACCGCCAGTACTTTCATGATCTCATTCATTTTGAGATTGAGCTGGGTATGATACATCTCCTGTACGTTGAGTATCATATCCCGGTAGTTGTCTGCCAGATCATTACACTGAATGATGTGGTCGTACACGTCTTTGTAATATTTCGTTACATTATCCTCCAGCAGGTCGCTTTCACTTTTCAGAAAACCGTTGACCAGCTCACGTACCGGCGCTATCCCTCTTTTGAAAAGAAATACCTGGCGCCGAAGGAAGTTGATCCGCGCCAGCGTGCGGGTATTGGGATAGTGCTGCACCAGGTCTTCCATCAGCTCTATCCTTTCTCCCAGTTTATCCAGCACAGTAAAATAGCTGTCTACAATCACGTCCAGCAGGGAATAACAGAGGAAGTCCATGGTACCGTTGCGGATACGGGAACCCGGTATTTTGAGTTTCTCCCGCACAGGGTCAAATACGTCCCTTGTAGGATCTTCCTGGAAAGAGATCACGAAATTTTTTCCCATGACGATGCTCACCTGTTCCAGGTCGATGGTGGATGCCTCACTATTAAAATACATCATGGGCAACTGACAAAACAGCCGCTCTCCTATATCGTCCATTTTGGCGCGCTGTCCTATACTCAGGATATCCTCTTCTATCAGCGGGTGGATCATGTAATGCTGACAAATGGCATGTACATCGTCTTTCCGGATGCCATCCACATTGATCCAGGTAGACGTTGGCTTATCACGGTAGGCAAATACCTCTTCCAGCGATACCAGTGTTTCTTCCGTACAGCCGTTACCGCTATAATCGAAAACGGTGATCTTACTGTTTTCGGCTGGTTTGCGCGAAGCCACGCTGGTAGCGGGGTTGAAGTTCATGATGCGCTGCCGCTTCACCTTGAACGGGTTAAGCTCATCCAACATGTCCATCACAACGGGGATGGGCAGCCTTTTTTTCACTGATTTAAGCATAAAAACGGTATCTGCGAAAAATCATTTTTCAAACCGAATTTAAACCAAAATCCGGTAAGGATGGGGGAAAGTAAATTCGTTACTTAAATCCTATAGGGTATATAGGAAATTCAACAGATAAAAAGCCGCAGGAAGATGCCTGCGGCTTTTACTAATAGCAGTAAACGCTATACGATAGATGCCTGCTATTTTAGAAACGCGGCAGGGTTATCTCCGGATGTTGCCCCGTAGCCGGGCGCTCGAGGATGTTGCCATATTGCGCGTCTGCGGGCTTAAAACCGCTGGTCCAGAGATAGAACCAGCCATTTTCTGCGCCGCCGCCAAAATCCAGCCGGTCTTTTGCTTTGGCAGTTGCGTCATTGGTAAATTTCGCTTTTGTCAGCTCTATCCATTCACCGGTATCGGTTTTTATCCAGTGATTACCGTAGTACCCTTTTCTGCCCAGGTGACCGTTTTCAAAAGAGAAATTTTCAAGGAAAGAATACAGGTGTCCCATGTATTTACCGTCTTTCGGCGCACGGAAGCTGGCTATCAGCTTCCACTCCCGGTGTTCCGGCACATAGAAGTAGGCGGTATAGGTGGTGGTGGTACCAGTAGGAACGCTGTGCATTAAAAAACGGTACGTATCCCCTGCTTTCCAGTTGTATACCCAGTGACTGTGACCGCCGGTGCCCTCGCCGCCGAAACCGCTGGCATATACGCTGTCGCCCTTGGCCAGCAGCACTACCTGGTCTTCATACTTCACATTGTCGCGCTTGTCCGGCTCACTGCCGGCATCCCATACGGAGAAGATGATCCTTCTTTCCTCAGGCGAGTTGACCTGCATCCCGAAATAGCCACGATGAAAGCCGCAGGACATAAAGTAGGTGCCTACCTTATCTTCCCCCGCCGGAACTTTTATTTCACCATAAAACCACTCTGCATTTTTTCCTTCCGGAATGGGATAGTTGAGGTGTACGGAAGCAGAACGCCGCCATGACTTTGGATTGAACTGAATATCTTTAGTGGCAGCACCTTCCAGGCTGACACCTTTCACATCAGCATACACTTTACCTGATTTTTCAAGCCCTTTCAACGTCACCGCATAAAACCCTGCTTTTTTGATGTTTGTCTCCAGTGCAGGAATAGCTGCGTACTCATTATTGACAGGAATGCTAACTGTTTTGGAAACGCCGTTCAGCGTCACCAGCACTTTGCTGCCTGCGTCAGATCGGGCCTGTAGCGTGACTTTCAGCTTACCGGTACTGGTGGCGTGAAAATAGAAGTTGACCGTATTTTCATTACCGGTCCAGTTTGTTACTCCTTTGTGTTCATTGATGTCCACTTTTTTCTCTTCAGGGTCCGCATAGGCGGTAAATCCCGGCAATACTACGGGAGATGATTGCGCCGAAACCTGTTGCACAGCCAGCAGGCCGGCGAACAAGGCGCAGAAAAGCATATTCTTTTTCATTGTTCAGGAATTAGTATCAACAAATAAAACAGGGAATCGTCCGAAATGCAACAGGGGGTGATAAAATATTACACAGGAATGAGATTCCTTTTGTTCTACGGTATGGGAAAAAATATATACAACGGTTATACGACCGCTGGCGCGGGATCCAGGCCACTGGCAAGCCGTTCTCACAGGGAACCTTTTTTGTGCAGTGGGGGAAAGAAACGAAATCATGGAATTAGCTGTGCCCGCCAGGGTGCGGTGGAAAAAATGATCTGCTTTAATCACGAAAAAAACATGAATTATGGGAACTCAATTGCAGAACAAAAAAGTAGCGGTACTGGTAGCCAACGGATTTGAAGAAGTGGAGCTGACTGCGCCGTTGGAAGCATTAAAAGAAGCGGGAGCAAAAGTAGATATCATTTCTCCCGAAAAAGAAAAAGTAAAGGCGTGGGCAGAAAAGGAATGGGGGAAAGATTACCCGGTAGATAAAAACCTGTCTGATGCCAATGCACAGGACTATGATGCGCTGGTATTGCCCGGTGGTGTGCTGAACCCGGACCAGCTGCGTATTAATCAGCAGGCAGTTACTTTTGTCGGTGGTTTCTTTGAAGATGGAAAGCCGATTGCGGCCATTTGTCACGGTCCCTGGACGCTGATCGAAACCGGGGAATTAAAAGGTCGCAGGGTCACGTCCTATCCATCCCTGAAAACAGATCTGGAAAATGCCGGAGCTACCTGGACTGATGAGGAGGTAGTGACAGACAACGGGTTGGTCACCAGCCGTACGCCAAAAGACCTGCCTGCTTTTTGTAAAAAGATGGTAGAAGAGATTGCAGAGGGTGCACATGTTGTGTAATACAACTGTGTTGGGCACTTGGGAAGGAGAAATGCTGCGGCGTTTCTCCTTCTCTATTTTTTAGGCTTTTTGTATTTGATTTCCACATTTGCCACGCCGGTATTGATCATGCCCAGTTTCGACGCTGCTTTTTTAGATAGATCGATGATCCTGCCGGGAGCAAAAGGGCCCCTGTCGTTGATCCGCACTTTTACCGAGCGGCCGTTGGCAATGTTGACCACCTTCACGCGGGTGCCGAAAGGAAGCGTTTTGTGGGCTGCCGTGAGGTGGCGCTGCCGGAACGTTTCCCCGTTGGCAGTGCGTTTCCCGTCAAATGAGTCGGCGTAATAAGATGCTTTCCCGTTTTGGGTAACCTTACGGCTACACGCAGTAGTGCTGATGATCAGTGTTGCACAGGCGAGTAACAGGAACGGATGTAGTGAAAGTCTCATAAATAGGCCGCGGTTTAGTGGTATAAATATAGAAATATTTTCTGATGGGTGAACAGGCCCGTTTATTGAGCCATTGCAGGCTTAAACAAAGTGTGAACACCGTTGTTTTTTTAAAACACATCCTGAAAAAAATAAAAACATATTTATGGGAAAATCAGTTGCCGACCAATTAGTAGAGATGCTGGCGGATGCCGGTATTAAACGTATTTATGCTGTTACGGGAGATAGTTTAAACCATATTAACGACGCTGTGCGCAGAGATGGCCGTATTCAATGGATACATGTGCGCCATGAAGAAGTGGGCGCCTATGCCGCCGGTGCGGAAGCACAGTTAAACGGCCTTGCCTGTTGCGCCGGCAGCAGCGGTCCGGGGCACGTGCACCTGATCAACGGGTTATATGACGCCCATCGTTCCGGCGCGCCCGTTATAGCCATTGCTTCCACCTGTGCCACTCATGAATTTGGCAGTGATTATTTCCAGGAGACCAATACCATTAAATTATTCGCAGACTGCAGCCATTACAACCAGGTGGCCAATACGCCGGCCCAGGCCCCGCGTATGTTGCAGGCGGCGCTGCAACATGCCGTGCATAAAAAAGGCGTGGCCGTGCTGGGGTTGCCGGGCGATGTGGCGTCGGCCGACGCGGAAAATATAAGCACTTCCTTGAAATTATACCGGCCATCAGCGGTGCTGCGGCCTACAGAGAAGGAACTACAGCAGCTGGCAGCGCTGCTGCAATCAGCCGGCAAAGTGGCGATCTATTGCGGGCTGGGCGCCACGGCTGCTCATGACGAGGTGGTGACGCTGGCCTCCCTGCTTAAAGCACCGGTAGGATATTCTTTCCGCGCTAAAATGGGCATTGAATACGATAATCCCAACGAAGTAGGCATGACCGGGCTGCTGGGACTGGCATCCGCTTACAAAAGCATGCACGAAGCGGATGTAGTGCTACTGTTGGGGACCGATTTCCCGTATACACCGTTTATGCCGGAAAATGCGAAGATCGTACAGATCGATAACCAACCGGAAAAGCTGGGCCGCCGCGCTTCCCTGGAAATGGGCCTCTGCGGCGATATCGGGCCCACCCTGCAGGCGCTGATGCTCCTGATACAGGAAAAGAAAGACCGGAAGTTCCTGGATACCATGCTGGAATTTCACGAAGAGGTAAAACGGAAGCTGGATACTTATGTGGAGGACCGCGGTAAGGAAGAAGCGATCAGCCCGGAGTATGTGGCTACTGTCATCAGCCGGCTGGCGGCAAACGACGCCATTTTCACTGTCGATACCGGTATGACCAATGTATGGACCGCCCGCTATATCGCTGCTACCGGCAAACGTACGTTGTTAGGGTCTTTTAACCACGGCTCCATGGCTAACGCCATGCCGCAGGCCATCGGCGCTGCTCTGTGCCAGCCTGGCCGGGAGGTTTACGCCCTTTGTGGCGACGGCGGCCTGACCATGCTGCTGGGCGATCTGATGACCATCCGGCAGTATAACCTTCCGGTTAAAGTGATCGTTTTCAACAACCGCGCTTTGGGCATGGTGAAGCTGGAAATGGAAGTCGCAGGGCTGCCCGACTGGCAGACAGACATGGTGAACCCCGATTTTGAGGGAGTGGCTACAGCAATGGGTTTTACCGCATTCACTATCCGTACGCCGGACGAAGTGGAGCCAGTGCTGACCCGGGTGAAGGATGCTTCCGGGCCTGTGCTGGTCAATATTTTCACGAACCCTGCTTCGCTGGCCATGCCACCGAAGATAGAGTTTGAACAGATGAAAGGATACGCTTTGTGGATGGGGAAACTGATACTGGGAGGAAGGTTGGATGACGTGCTGGAAGCAGTGAAGTCAAACTATAAGCATATCAAAGACGTGTTGTAGACAATTACGAATTACGGATTACGAATTACGAATTGAGGGCTTTCATATGGAGCGGTTAATAAATAAACGCCCAATAAAGAAGCCCTCAATTCGTAATTCGTAATCCGTAATTCGTAATTCCTAAAAGGGGTAACCGATGGCGATATTCAGTATCAGGTTTTTCTTTCGCCAGTCAGGGTCTCCGAAATTAATCTTGTCGAACACCCATCTTTCTTTTGGCGGGAGATAAGGTATGCGGAAAGGTGTTGCGATATCGAACCGCACGACCACTATAGATGCGTCTATACGCAGGCCGATACCACCGCCTACGGCAATTTGCCGGTAGAACGAGTCCAGTTTAAACTGACTGCCTGGTTTTTCCGGGACCTGTTTTTGCAGCCAGATATTACCGGCGTCTATAAAGGCCGCGAAGTTAAACACGCTGGCGATGTGTATGCGTACTTCCGAGTTAAATTCCAGTTTAATGTCACCTGCTTCATTGGCGAGCAATGCAGCCGTGTCCTGTGCTTTGTTATAGTAAGAGCCGGGGCCGAGCGTGCGTGCCCTGAAAGCGCGTATGCTGCTGCTACCACCGGTAAAGAACTGTTTGACGAAAGGCAGTGTTTGTGAATTGCCGTAAGGCAGGCCATAGCCGATAAAGAGGCGGTTCACCCATTGTTTACCCTTGCCTATCTGCCAATAGTGGCGGCCTTCCAGGGAGAAACGTTCGTATTGGGCGAACGGGTTTTTCAGGATGTTTTTTGTACCAGAATCGCTTTTGGGAATAACCAGTCCTGCGATGTTCCCCGATATATCCACGTTGCCGCTGAGATAGAAGCTGTGGATACGGTTAGCCGTCTGGTTATTGAATGTGATGGTATAGTTTCCTCCCAGGATAAATTGTTTTTCGATAGAGGCCCGCTGGCTGGGATCGTTTTTGAGAATACTGTCGTATGCCGCTGTGGTCTTGGTGGGCAGCACGTAAGTCACCGCAACGGGGGCGAAAGCATGATTCAGGTAAGCCGTCTTCTGCCACAGGTATTGTAACTGCAGCGTGTAGGCGTTTAGGTTATAAAGATCTGCCCGGCTATACAGTTCATAGCTGGCGCTCATACGGGTACGAGGCACGTAGGGTGTACGGATATTCAGCCGGAAGGGCGTGAGGAAGCGCGGGAAAGTCACCGCTACTTCCGCACCGAGGCTGTAGGAATTGGAGCCACCGGCGCGTTTGTTGCCTGTTTGCCATTCCATCCCGCCGTGGAGCCCTATCTCCAAAGCGGTAGCAGAGTGCAGCCAGTTACGGTTCTTCGCTGTAATACGGGCTTCTGAACCGATAAATCCGTTGGACTTGGAGGTGCCGCGTAACTCTGTCTGGAGGGAGCGCCGTTTGTAGGGCGTAAGATAGAATTTCGCGTCGAGCCAGCCGCTGTCGAGCGCTACTTTGTTATTCACCATGGCGCGGTAGGTGCCGGCCAGGGCGGTATCGCGGCGATAGGTGCTGTCGGCGGCAGCGTTGCGTTTCACGAAGCGGGGCGCGGTGGTATCGCGTGCCGGTGCAGGGGTATTGGGACTGCCGCCGGTGATGTTATGTCGTGAAGTGTCTCTCACCGGACGGAAAGTACCTTT encodes:
- a CDS encoding DUF2480 family protein, which produces MDEIVNKVAQSGLETIDLEQFYPKGETVIFDMKDYLFMGMILKEKDFRTAMQSHDWEQYRGKNVGLVCTADAVVPLWAYMLVMTNLEPVAAYAAFGDAEFIYKTLYLKNLSSLDVAAFTDKRIVIKGCGDKRVGEVAYAEVTRLLRPVAKSIMYGEPCSSVPVYKKKA
- the corA gene encoding magnesium/cobalt transporter CorA gives rise to the protein MLKSVKKRLPIPVVMDMLDELNPFKVKRQRIMNFNPATSVASRKPAENSKITVFDYSGNGCTEETLVSLEEVFAYRDKPTSTWINVDGIRKDDVHAICQHYMIHPLIEEDILSIGQRAKMDDIGERLFCQLPMMYFNSEASTIDLEQVSIVMGKNFVISFQEDPTRDVFDPVREKLKIPGSRIRNGTMDFLCYSLLDVIVDSYFTVLDKLGERIELMEDLVQHYPNTRTLARINFLRRQVFLFKRGIAPVRELVNGFLKSESDLLEDNVTKYYKDVYDHIIQCNDLADNYRDMILNVQEMYHTQLNLKMNEIMKVLAVVTTLLSPLTLIAGIYGMNFHNMPELASPNGYFYTLGGMGVLLVLMILIFRKRGWF
- a CDS encoding DUF3472 domain-containing protein, giving the protein MKKNMLFCALFAGLLAVQQVSAQSSPVVLPGFTAYADPEEKKVDINEHKGVTNWTGNENTVNFYFHATSTGKLKVTLQARSDAGSKVLVTLNGVSKTVSIPVNNEYAAIPALETNIKKAGFYAVTLKGLEKSGKVYADVKGVSLEGAATKDIQFNPKSWRRSASVHLNYPIPEGKNAEWFYGEIKVPAGEDKVGTYFMSCGFHRGYFGMQVNSPEERRIIFSVWDAGSEPDKRDNVKYEDQVVLLAKGDSVYASGFGGEGTGGHSHWVYNWKAGDTYRFLMHSVPTGTTTTYTAYFYVPEHREWKLIASFRAPKDGKYMGHLYSFLENFSFENGHLGRKGYYGNHWIKTDTGEWIELTKAKFTNDATAKAKDRLDFGGGAENGWFYLWTSGFKPADAQYGNILERPATGQHPEITLPRF
- a CDS encoding type 1 glutamine amidotransferase domain-containing protein produces the protein MGTQLQNKKVAVLVANGFEEVELTAPLEALKEAGAKVDIISPEKEKVKAWAEKEWGKDYPVDKNLSDANAQDYDALVLPGGVLNPDQLRINQQAVTFVGGFFEDGKPIAAICHGPWTLIETGELKGRRVTSYPSLKTDLENAGATWTDEEVVTDNGLVTSRTPKDLPAFCKKMVEEIAEGAHVV
- a CDS encoding septal ring lytic transglycosylase RlpA family protein produces the protein MRLSLHPFLLLACATLIISTTACSRKVTQNGKASYYADSFDGKRTANGETFRQRHLTAAHKTLPFGTRVKVVNIANGRSVKVRINDRGPFAPGRIIDLSKKAASKLGMINTGVANVEIKYKKPKK
- a CDS encoding thiamine pyrophosphate-dependent enzyme yields the protein MGKSVADQLVEMLADAGIKRIYAVTGDSLNHINDAVRRDGRIQWIHVRHEEVGAYAAGAEAQLNGLACCAGSSGPGHVHLINGLYDAHRSGAPVIAIASTCATHEFGSDYFQETNTIKLFADCSHYNQVANTPAQAPRMLQAALQHAVHKKGVAVLGLPGDVASADAENISTSLKLYRPSAVLRPTEKELQQLAALLQSAGKVAIYCGLGATAAHDEVVTLASLLKAPVGYSFRAKMGIEYDNPNEVGMTGLLGLASAYKSMHEADVVLLLGTDFPYTPFMPENAKIVQIDNQPEKLGRRASLEMGLCGDIGPTLQALMLLIQEKKDRKFLDTMLEFHEEVKRKLDTYVEDRGKEEAISPEYVATVISRLAANDAIFTVDTGMTNVWTARYIAATGKRTLLGSFNHGSMANAMPQAIGAALCQPGREVYALCGDGGLTMLLGDLMTIRQYNLPVKVIVFNNRALGMVKLEMEVAGLPDWQTDMVNPDFEGVATAMGFTAFTIRTPDEVEPVLTRVKDASGPVLVNIFTNPASLAMPPKIEFEQMKGYALWMGKLILGGRLDDVLEAVKSNYKHIKDVL
- the tamL gene encoding translocation and assembly module lipoprotein TamL — translated: MQKGNSYIICCITLCLGFLAISSCSTTRTVPEGDRLYTGSTVAWKGKQPKDYGSLSEGLKKRIRPNTNRKFLGMPIKLWLYNMGHEPKGKGLNYLLRKKWGEPPVLLSQAKPDYTGEVLEGYLVDNGYFQAAVSSAVKNSGSKKASIRYEAVPNHRYTIKSVAYLTDSSAIGRTVTQTYHKSSLIVGKPYSLDSIRAERERIHAALKEQGYYYFTPDYLLVQADTTNNGTVDLFLKIKDNTPLVALRPYRMHDISLFPDYSLDNEAQSTTGTPVYYRGMYIIDSAKRFKPIVFERSVFLRPDSLYRLSSHNITLQRLINLGVFKFVKGTFRPVRDTSRHNITGGSPNTPAPARDTTAPRFVKRNAAADSTYRRDTALAGTYRAMVNNKVALDSGWLDAKFYLTPYKRRSLQTELRGTSKSNGFIGSEARITAKNRNWLHSATALEIGLHGGMEWQTGNKRAGGSNSYSLGAEVAVTFPRFLTPFRLNIRTPYVPRTRMSASYELYSRADLYNLNAYTLQLQYLWQKTAYLNHAFAPVAVTYVLPTKTTAAYDSILKNDPSQRASIEKQFILGGNYTITFNNQTANRIHSFYLSGNVDISGNIAGLVIPKSDSGTKNILKNPFAQYERFSLEGRHYWQIGKGKQWVNRLFIGYGLPYGNSQTLPFVKQFFTGGSSSIRAFRARTLGPGSYYNKAQDTAALLANEAGDIKLEFNSEVRIHIASVFNFAAFIDAGNIWLQKQVPEKPGSQFKLDSFYRQIAVGGGIGLRIDASIVVVRFDIATPFRIPYLPPKERWVFDKINFGDPDWRKKNLILNIAIGYPF